A section of the Streptococcus oriscaviae genome encodes:
- a CDS encoding LacI family DNA-binding transcriptional regulator: MSGKFTIKDIAELAQTSKTTVSFYLNGKYEKMSKETRERIERVIRETDYKPSLVARSLNSKNTKLIGVLIGDITNTFSNQIVKGIEEAAHKNGYQVIIGNSNYDQESEDKYIESMLMLGVDGFIIQPTSHFRKYSRIIEEKKKQMIFFDSQLYEHRTSWIKTNNYDAVYDATQLCIEKGYQKFILITADISRLSTRIERATGFIDALSDCKKDYLDLTIADEHTDVEEIKQFLAKEIQPQEKTLVFVPNCWALPLVFNAMKELNFPFPQVGLLGFDNTEWTNFSSPTVSTIVQPAFEEGLQATKMLIDQIEGRHQEERQQVLDCTVHWKESTF; encoded by the coding sequence ATGTCAGGGAAGTTTACCATCAAAGATATTGCAGAACTGGCTCAGACTTCAAAAACAACAGTTTCCTTTTACTTAAATGGCAAATATGAAAAGATGTCCAAGGAAACCAGAGAACGAATTGAGAGGGTCATCCGCGAAACAGATTACAAACCTAGCCTTGTAGCCAGAAGCCTGAACTCGAAGAATACCAAGTTAATCGGGGTCTTGATTGGGGATATTACCAATACCTTCTCTAACCAGATTGTCAAGGGTATCGAAGAAGCAGCTCACAAAAATGGCTATCAGGTAATTATTGGGAACAGTAATTACGACCAAGAAAGCGAAGATAAGTATATTGAGAGTATGCTGATGCTTGGTGTTGATGGTTTTATCATTCAGCCGACCTCGCACTTTAGAAAGTATTCCCGCATCATTGAAGAAAAGAAGAAGCAGATGATTTTCTTTGACAGTCAGCTCTACGAACACCGTACTAGTTGGATTAAGACCAACAACTATGATGCGGTCTACGATGCGACCCAGCTCTGTATTGAAAAGGGCTACCAAAAATTTATCCTTATCACAGCGGATATTAGCCGACTTAGTACCCGAATTGAACGGGCGACAGGTTTTATAGACGCCTTATCAGATTGTAAGAAGGACTACCTGGATTTAACGATTGCCGATGAACACACTGATGTTGAGGAAATAAAACAATTTCTTGCCAAGGAAATCCAACCGCAAGAGAAAACCTTGGTCTTTGTTCCCAACTGCTGGGCCCTCCCTCTGGTATTCAATGCCATGAAAGAACTGAATTTTCCATTCCCTCAGGTTGGGCTTCTCGGCTTTGACAACACTGAGTGGACCAATTTCTCATCGCCTACCGTTTCTACCATCGTGCAACCTGCCTTTGAGGAGGGGTTGCAAGCAACCAAGATGCTTATCGATCAGATTGAAGGTCGGCATCAAGAAGAACGGCAACAGGTCTTGGACTGTACTGTTCATTGGAAAGAATCCACATTTTAA
- a CDS encoding lipoprotein BUG3, protein MKKRTKIIAGVVTLALIGGGIMLNNNYKTNGNIFDFTSREDRQLAYLKEHEQEIVDFVKSLNPKVESVQIDWNDVRWGKGGGMFETTYYIRVFGKFNNQFISSVYSFEEQTKTRPVLTLFCFN, encoded by the coding sequence ATGAAAAAACGAACAAAAATAATTGCAGGTGTGGTCACCCTAGCTCTAATCGGAGGAGGCATTATGCTTAACAATAATTACAAGACCAACGGCAATATATTTGATTTCACCTCCCGAGAAGACCGCCAGCTAGCCTATCTCAAGGAACATGAGCAGGAGATTGTTGACTTTGTCAAATCGTTGAATCCTAAAGTGGAATCGGTTCAGATTGATTGGAATGATGTCCGCTGGGGAAAAGGTGGCGGAATGTTTGAAACTACCTACTATATTCGAGTTTTTGGAAAATTTAATAATCAGTTTATAAGCTCAGTTTATAGCTTTGAAGAGCAAACAAAAACAAGGCCAGTCTTGACCTTGTTTTGCTTCAATTAA
- the lysS gene encoding lysine--tRNA ligase, which yields MSNEHLAELNDQQIIRREKMAALAAQGIDPFGKRFERTADSAQLKETYQDKTKEDLEELGESATIAGRIMTKRVKGKAGFAHIQDREGQIQIYVRKDDVGEEAYDIFKKADLGDFIGVEGDIMRTNMGELSIHARKLTHLSKALRPLPEKFHGLQDIETRYRKRYLDLITNRDSFNRFVTRSKIISEIRRYLDGLGFLEVETPVLHNEAGGAAARPFITHHNAQNIDMVLRIATELHLKRLIVGGMERVYEIGRIFRNEGMDATHNPEFTSIEVYQAYADFQDIMDLTEGIVQHTAKAVVGDGPVTYQGTEINIHLPFKRVHIVDAIKDLTGVDFWQEMTFDEAKAVALEHKVPVEKHYTEVGHIINAFFEEYVEATLIQPTFVYGHPVAVSPLAKKNDDDARFTDRFELFIMTKEYGNAFTELNDPIDQLERFEAQAKAKELGDDEATGVDYDYIEALEYGMPPTGGLGIGIDRLCMLLTDTTTIRDVLLFPTMK from the coding sequence ATGTCAAATGAACATCTTGCTGAGTTAAACGACCAGCAAATTATCCGTCGCGAAAAAATGGCTGCCCTTGCAGCTCAAGGAATTGATCCCTTCGGCAAACGTTTTGAACGTACTGCTGATTCTGCCCAGTTGAAAGAAACTTACCAAGATAAGACAAAGGAAGACTTGGAAGAACTCGGTGAGTCAGCAACAATCGCCGGCCGTATCATGACTAAACGCGTGAAAGGAAAGGCTGGCTTTGCCCATATCCAAGACCGTGAAGGCCAAATTCAAATCTACGTTCGCAAGGATGATGTGGGTGAAGAGGCCTACGATATCTTCAAAAAAGCTGACCTTGGTGACTTTATCGGTGTCGAAGGCGACATCATGCGTACCAACATGGGAGAACTCTCTATCCATGCCCGCAAGCTCACCCACCTATCAAAGGCCCTTCGTCCGCTCCCTGAAAAATTCCACGGTTTGCAAGATATTGAAACGCGTTACCGCAAGCGCTACTTGGATTTGATTACCAACCGCGATAGTTTCAATCGCTTTGTGACCCGCTCAAAAATCATTTCAGAAATCCGCCGCTATTTGGATGGCCTTGGTTTCTTAGAAGTAGAAACACCCGTCCTGCACAACGAAGCTGGTGGTGCGGCGGCTCGCCCATTCATCACCCACCACAATGCACAAAACATTGACATGGTGCTTCGTATCGCAACAGAACTCCATCTCAAACGTTTGATTGTCGGTGGAATGGAACGCGTCTATGAAATTGGCCGTATCTTCCGAAACGAGGGAATGGATGCGACCCACAACCCTGAATTTACTTCGATTGAGGTTTATCAGGCCTACGCAGACTTCCAAGATATTATGGACTTGACGGAAGGAATTGTTCAGCATACTGCTAAGGCTGTCGTGGGCGATGGTCCTGTAACCTATCAAGGTACGGAAATCAATATCCATCTTCCATTCAAACGCGTTCATATCGTTGACGCTATCAAGGATTTGACTGGAGTTGACTTCTGGCAGGAGATGACTTTTGATGAAGCTAAAGCTGTTGCCTTGGAGCACAAAGTCCCTGTCGAAAAGCATTATACAGAAGTCGGACATATTATCAATGCCTTCTTTGAAGAATATGTCGAAGCTACCCTCATCCAGCCAACCTTTGTTTACGGTCACCCTGTTGCTGTATCTCCTTTGGCTAAGAAAAACGATGATGATGCTCGCTTCACTGACCGTTTTGAGCTCTTTATCATGACCAAGGAATATGGTAATGCCTTCACTGAGTTGAATGACCCAATTGATCAATTGGAGCGCTTTGAAGCACAAGCCAAAGCCAAGGAGCTCGGTGATGATGAGGCAACTGGCGTAGACTACGACTACATTGAGGCTTTGGAATATGGTATGCCACCAACTGGCGGGCTCGGTATCGGTATTGACCGCCTTTGCATGCTCTTGACAGATACAACCACCATCCGGGACGTACTCCTCTTCCCGACGATGAAGTAA
- a CDS encoding bacteriocin-associated protein: MKRVFVVLSNLLTGLFFVWILTIWSDTYVSYYYPNVAVLSSSPDSSFTRVSEELTELATETDSLIAIQHQDPGSSGSPVFSYTPFGRGELPDGLTEKHLEEAANSSLITNYFVFRGNVDVEHLKDRLSQAGLMNLHAYRPSGLNTLANLFSSGFQRICLLIFFLTFGALSLISQIRSMRTAGIRLISGESRWKIFLRPLRQDLVNALAGCVAGLGLALILGQMVSLPFVTFYPLGLGLLVYNLCLLMISLLFASLFTVTIKKVHLMQVIKGQIPVKGIIGLILVGQLLAITIVATGANRTLIYSQAWKQQEQGQHVWNKESDLISLSMGREGVEPRQDQKEVIKKQKIWFALVDQAVSEQKAFLSQHNIEG, from the coding sequence ATGAAGAGAGTATTTGTAGTCTTATCTAATTTACTGACCGGCCTATTTTTTGTATGGATACTGACAATTTGGTCGGATACCTATGTGTCTTATTACTATCCCAATGTCGCTGTTTTGAGCTCCTCCCCTGATAGTAGCTTCACAAGAGTTTCAGAAGAATTAACAGAGCTCGCGACGGAAACGGACAGTCTGATTGCTATTCAACATCAGGACCCCGGCTCATCAGGAAGCCCTGTCTTTTCATACACACCTTTCGGAAGAGGGGAATTGCCGGATGGTTTAACAGAAAAACATCTTGAAGAAGCCGCAAATAGCAGTCTTATAACCAATTACTTTGTCTTTCGTGGAAACGTAGATGTCGAGCACTTGAAAGATAGGCTCAGCCAAGCAGGCTTGATGAACCTACATGCCTATCGCCCCTCTGGCTTGAACACCTTGGCTAATTTATTTAGTAGCGGATTTCAGCGTATCTGCCTATTGATTTTTTTCCTTACTTTTGGCGCCCTTAGTTTAATTAGCCAAATTCGCTCCATGCGAACGGCAGGGATTCGCTTGATCTCGGGTGAAAGTCGCTGGAAAATCTTTCTCAGACCGCTTCGCCAAGACCTCGTTAATGCTTTGGCAGGTTGTGTCGCAGGGCTTGGCCTGGCACTTATCTTGGGGCAAATGGTCTCCCTTCCTTTTGTGACCTTCTATCCCCTAGGTCTTGGTTTGCTTGTTTACAACCTGTGCCTCCTTATGATTTCCTTGCTCTTTGCGAGCTTGTTTACAGTCACTATTAAAAAAGTCCATTTGATGCAGGTGATCAAGGGTCAAATTCCTGTCAAAGGCATTATCGGTCTGATTTTAGTCGGTCAACTCCTAGCCATCACGATTGTTGCTACGGGAGCCAATCGAACCCTCATTTATTCTCAGGCTTGGAAGCAGCAGGAACAAGGTCAACATGTTTGGAACAAAGAAAGTGACCTGATTTCCTTGTCTATGGGCCGCGAAGGAGTAGAACCGAGACAAGACCAGAAGGAAGTAATCAAGAAACAGAAAATCTGGTTTGCCCTTGTTGATCAGGCGGTTTCAGAGCAAAAGGCATTTTTATCCCAACACAACATAGAAGGCTGA
- a CDS encoding histidine phosphatase family protein, producing the protein MKIYFVRHGKTEWNLEGRFQGQRGDSALLPEAFEDIQLLGEHLADVPFDRIFSSDLKRAHITAELIHQANHHSKIVETTPQLREWDFGRLEGTKIRLMQDIYPQQYTALKTNLAQFNSSMFEAETVYQATQRIIQFVKDLKDSQAETVLIVSHGAILTASIRSLLGFEPAQLRHRGGLDNASITVLETQDFEHFTELIWNDTSYKLTEAAAVAAS; encoded by the coding sequence TTGAAAATTTATTTTGTACGACATGGAAAAACAGAATGGAACTTGGAAGGACGTTTTCAAGGCCAACGCGGTGATTCAGCCCTCTTGCCAGAAGCCTTTGAGGATATTCAGCTCTTGGGAGAACATTTAGCAGATGTGCCTTTTGACCGCATCTTTTCCAGCGATTTGAAGCGCGCTCACATCACCGCGGAGCTAATCCATCAAGCCAACCATCACTCAAAAATCGTTGAGACCACTCCCCAGCTTCGGGAATGGGATTTCGGTCGCCTGGAAGGAACAAAGATTCGTCTGATGCAGGATATTTATCCGCAGCAATATACTGCGCTCAAGACCAACTTGGCCCAGTTCAACAGCAGTATGTTTGAAGCCGAGACTGTTTACCAAGCAACCCAGCGCATCATTCAGTTTGTCAAAGACCTTAAGGATAGCCAAGCAGAAACCGTCTTGATTGTTAGTCACGGCGCTATCCTGACCGCTTCTATCCGTAGCCTACTTGGTTTTGAACCTGCGCAACTGCGTCATAGAGGTGGACTAGATAATGCTTCTATTACGGTTCTAGAAACTCAGGATTTTGAACATTTTACAGAACTCATCTGGAACGATACCAGCTACAAATTGACAGAAGCCGCAGCCGTTGCAGCTAGTTAA
- a CDS encoding DUF368 domain-containing protein, with the protein MTSWIARLIKGMIIALGFILPGVSGGVLAAILGIYERLIGFLANIRKDFKENLLFFVPVGIGGILGIALFSYPVEYLLAHYQVPVLWGFAGAIIGTVPSLLKESTQKSKRDSLDWAWLIGTFIISGLLLYFLNDLVGTLPAGFASFVLAGALIALGILVPGLSPSNLLLILGIYTPMLNGFKSLDLFGTFLPIAIGGVLAMVAFSKAMDFALKNYHSRVYHFIIGIVLSSTILILVPQAGNKEAISYAGAGVLTWISALVLFILGIWLGLWMSKLEEKYK; encoded by the coding sequence ATGACTTCTTGGATTGCAAGATTGATTAAAGGAATGATTATCGCATTGGGCTTTATCCTGCCCGGTGTTTCCGGTGGTGTGCTTGCTGCCATCCTCGGTATTTATGAGCGGCTGATTGGTTTTTTGGCCAATATCCGCAAAGATTTCAAGGAAAACCTGCTCTTCTTCGTGCCTGTCGGTATTGGTGGCATTCTGGGGATTGCCCTTTTCTCTTATCCTGTTGAGTACCTGTTGGCACACTATCAGGTTCCTGTCCTCTGGGGCTTTGCAGGAGCTATCATCGGAACCGTACCAAGTTTGCTGAAGGAATCTACCCAAAAGAGCAAGCGCGACAGCCTTGACTGGGCTTGGTTAATCGGAACCTTTATCATCTCTGGCCTCTTGCTCTACTTCCTGAATGACTTGGTTGGCACATTACCGGCTGGATTTGCTAGTTTTGTCTTAGCAGGTGCTCTTATCGCTTTGGGTATCTTGGTTCCTGGTCTCAGCCCATCCAACCTGCTCTTGATTTTGGGGATTTACACTCCAATGCTCAATGGCTTCAAATCGCTAGACTTGTTTGGTACCTTTTTACCTATTGCAATCGGTGGCGTCTTAGCTATGGTCGCCTTCTCAAAAGCGATGGACTTCGCCCTTAAAAACTACCATTCCCGAGTCTATCATTTTATCATCGGCATCGTCCTTTCCAGTACCATCCTAATATTGGTGCCACAAGCCGGAAATAAAGAAGCCATTTCCTATGCTGGGGCGGGTGTGCTAACTTGGATTTCAGCCCTAGTCCTCTTTATTCTAGGCATCTGGCTGGGACTCTGGATGAGTAAACTAGAAGAAAAATACAAATGA
- a CDS encoding NAD(P)H-dependent oxidoreductase gives MAQVLIVKAHPLDESQSYSLRALKQFVQAYQEAHPNDSLTYIDVYDPQLPVLDKALLEAQKSAKKGLPLSQQERELLTRFDAYTQQFLDADKIVIANPLWNLQVPSHLVAWINSIAVVGKTFTYTKDGPVGLAKEKKLLHIQANGGVYNGADPASNYIRSVFAFLGLTDIQSVYIEGHAYAPQEAEAILQAAVEELTNLAQTF, from the coding sequence ATGGCCCAAGTTTTAATTGTGAAAGCTCATCCCTTGGACGAAAGTCAATCCTATTCCCTTCGTGCCTTGAAGCAATTTGTCCAAGCCTACCAAGAAGCTCATCCAAATGATTCTCTGACCTATATAGATGTCTATGACCCTCAGCTACCGGTTTTAGACAAGGCTCTCTTAGAAGCTCAAAAATCAGCTAAAAAAGGGTTGCCTTTGAGTCAGCAAGAAAGGGAACTGTTAACCCGTTTTGATGCCTATACACAGCAATTTTTGGACGCGGACAAGATCGTCATTGCCAATCCCCTGTGGAATTTGCAGGTTCCCAGCCATTTAGTTGCCTGGATCAATAGCATTGCAGTCGTTGGCAAGACCTTTACCTATACCAAAGACGGCCCTGTCGGCCTAGCAAAAGAGAAGAAATTACTTCACATCCAAGCCAATGGTGGAGTCTACAATGGAGCTGACCCAGCCTCTAACTATATCCGCTCCGTCTTTGCCTTTTTAGGCTTAACCGACATCCAATCTGTCTATATCGAAGGTCATGCCTACGCCCCACAAGAAGCAGAAGCCATCCTGCAAGCTGCCGTAGAAGAACTGACCAATCTAGCTCAAACATTTTAA
- a CDS encoding DEAD/DEAH box helicase encodes MKFTDLQLSEDILLAVEKAGFETPSPIQEQTIPLALQGKDVIGQAQTGTGKTAAFGLPTLNKIDVANQAVQALVIAPTRELAVQSQEELFRFGREKGVKVRSVYGGSSIEKQIKALKSGAHIVVGTPGRLLDLINRKALKLNTVETLILDEADEMLNMGFLDDIEAIIERVPESRQTLLFSATMPEAIKQIGVKFMKEPEHVKVAAKELTTELVDQYYIRVKENEKFDTMTRLMDVDQPELSIVFGRTKRRVDELTRGLKLRGFRAEGIHGDLDQGKRLRVLRDFKSDNLDVLVATDVAARGLDISGVTHVYNYDIPQDPESYVHRIGRTGRAGQTGQSITFVSPNEMGYLAIIEDLTKKRMKGMKPATAQEAFEAKKKVALKKIERDLADESIRANFDKFKKDAVKLAAEFSPEELALYVLSLTVQDPDSLPEVEIAREKPLPFKFAPGQAKGKGGRSGRDRGGRRDGERNRDRSGRRGERPDRNHRDDKFKRDNRRQDSKKPHKRTSSEKKTGFVIRNKGDK; translated from the coding sequence TTGAAATTTACTGATTTACAATTGTCAGAAGACATTTTACTTGCCGTTGAAAAGGCAGGTTTTGAAACACCGTCCCCTATCCAAGAACAGACCATTCCATTGGCTCTGCAAGGAAAGGATGTCATCGGCCAAGCCCAGACAGGTACAGGGAAAACGGCAGCTTTTGGTCTGCCAACCCTCAATAAGATTGATGTGGCGAATCAGGCAGTACAAGCTCTCGTGATTGCTCCGACCCGTGAATTAGCGGTGCAAAGTCAGGAAGAACTGTTCCGCTTTGGACGCGAGAAAGGCGTTAAGGTTCGCTCTGTTTACGGTGGCTCTAGCATTGAAAAACAAATCAAGGCCCTCAAGTCAGGTGCCCACATTGTGGTAGGAACTCCTGGACGCTTGTTGGACTTGATTAACCGCAAGGCTCTCAAACTCAATACAGTTGAAACTCTTATCCTTGATGAAGCAGATGAAATGCTGAATATGGGCTTCCTAGATGACATTGAAGCCATTATTGAGCGTGTGCCAGAGAGCCGTCAGACCCTGCTCTTTTCAGCGACCATGCCAGAGGCTATCAAGCAAATCGGTGTGAAGTTCATGAAAGAGCCAGAACACGTTAAGGTGGCAGCCAAAGAATTAACAACGGAATTGGTCGATCAGTACTATATCCGCGTCAAGGAAAATGAAAAATTTGATACCATGACCCGCCTGATGGACGTTGACCAGCCTGAATTATCTATCGTTTTTGGCCGCACCAAGCGCCGTGTAGACGAATTGACCCGCGGTCTTAAACTGCGCGGTTTCCGTGCAGAAGGAATTCATGGAGATTTGGATCAAGGCAAGCGTCTTCGTGTCTTGCGTGATTTCAAAAGTGACAACCTAGATGTCCTTGTTGCAACAGACGTTGCGGCGCGTGGATTGGACATTTCGGGAGTTACCCATGTCTACAACTACGACATTCCTCAAGACCCTGAAAGTTATGTTCACCGCATCGGTCGTACCGGCCGCGCTGGACAAACAGGCCAATCCATTACCTTCGTTTCACCAAATGAGATGGGCTATTTAGCCATCATTGAAGATTTGACCAAGAAACGCATGAAAGGGATGAAACCTGCGACAGCTCAAGAAGCCTTTGAAGCTAAGAAAAAAGTTGCCTTGAAAAAGATTGAGCGCGACTTGGCAGATGAGAGCATTCGTGCTAATTTTGATAAGTTTAAAAAAGACGCGGTTAAATTGGCAGCAGAGTTTAGTCCAGAAGAACTAGCCCTCTACGTTCTCAGCCTGACCGTACAAGATCCAGACAGCTTACCAGAAGTGGAGATTGCGCGCGAAAAACCATTACCATTCAAGTTTGCTCCAGGCCAAGCTAAGGGCAAGGGCGGACGTAGCGGTCGTGACCGTGGTGGCCGTCGCGACGGAGAACGCAATCGTGATCGTAGTGGTCGCCGAGGGGAACGCCCTGACCGCAATCACCGTGACGACAAGTTCAAACGCGATAACCGTCGTCAGGATAGCAAGAAGCCACACAAACGCACTTCCAGTGAAAAGAAGACAGGATTTGTTATCCGTAACAAGGGCGACAAGTAA
- a CDS encoding alginate lyase family protein, which yields MQTKFGKTVANQSAESVKAYILNQQVSAYNHLLHSCQNLLDDMFIFEDNWDMEPCSVGYHLAPLDWTADCHGDEEWTFMLNRQEYLWKLALAYLLEKDSRYMEKVKRFIFSWIEEVTDWHPKRTSSRTLDTAIRCLSWLNILPFLIDWGGLSEDEYKKLLASIQQQLLYLRRHYRAKDRLSNWGIFQTGAMLLAYTYIGDQVDLEELHHFAHQEIKEQIQTQILEDGTQFEQSFLYHVEVYKLLLELAFLLPAYRKKWTPVLKKMADYVLQMTGPDGKSVALGDSDVHCTSDILQMTAIFFEDSTYLVDDSKLDLGVLFLVGENGLRVFEHLTAQPRSSGGQHFSESGHSVVKEGDSYLCFKAGPMGSAHSHSDQNSLCFYHKGQPIIIDSGRFSYRECEERYLLKSAWAHSTCILDGYSPEQIKGSWEYDTYPQFISHSYKSFEHCHWMQGVYQAKTSQGLPYWHKRQVLMVGGDLLLIVDRIDCSGQHELTSQLILDERVTLGKERLNDLRLYSPRDFEVEKTIRSHRYNQQVATNKLVKKELFQDCLLTFTLLADQVIHVKQLPVYQTDHRLVEKGLAFSCEGKGVNVLLLLSDEEVYKGEKLLQVEEYRLRGKCLVVDRSKQQIIRLKN from the coding sequence ATGCAAACAAAATTCGGAAAAACAGTGGCTAATCAGTCAGCAGAGTCGGTCAAAGCCTATATTCTCAATCAACAAGTTTCAGCCTACAATCACCTTCTCCATTCCTGCCAAAATTTATTGGATGACATGTTTATCTTTGAAGACAATTGGGATATGGAACCTTGTTCGGTCGGGTATCATCTTGCTCCTCTTGACTGGACAGCTGACTGCCATGGGGATGAGGAATGGACCTTCATGCTCAATCGGCAGGAATACTTGTGGAAATTGGCGTTGGCCTATCTGCTTGAAAAAGACTCGCGCTACATGGAGAAGGTCAAACGGTTTATCTTTAGCTGGATAGAAGAAGTGACTGATTGGCATCCCAAAAGAACGAGCAGTCGCACCTTAGACACAGCTATCCGTTGTTTAAGCTGGCTCAATATTCTCCCCTTTTTAATTGACTGGGGTGGGCTAAGTGAAGATGAATACAAAAAACTGCTAGCGTCCATTCAACAACAGTTACTCTATCTCCGTCGCCACTATCGTGCCAAAGATAGGCTGAGTAACTGGGGGATTTTCCAGACTGGGGCGATGCTCTTGGCTTATACTTATATCGGCGACCAAGTGGATTTAGAAGAACTTCACCATTTTGCTCATCAGGAAATCAAAGAGCAAATTCAGACTCAGATATTGGAAGATGGAACTCAGTTTGAGCAGTCGTTTCTCTACCATGTGGAGGTCTACAAACTCTTGTTAGAGCTGGCTTTTCTGCTACCGGCTTATCGAAAAAAATGGACTCCTGTCTTAAAGAAAATGGCAGACTATGTCTTACAGATGACGGGGCCAGATGGCAAAAGTGTGGCTCTTGGCGACAGCGATGTTCATTGTACTTCTGACATCTTACAGATGACCGCGATTTTCTTTGAAGATAGCACCTACCTAGTAGATGACTCCAAGCTAGATTTAGGTGTTCTCTTCCTGGTCGGAGAAAATGGCTTGCGCGTATTTGAACACCTGACCGCTCAACCAAGATCGTCAGGAGGGCAGCATTTTTCTGAATCAGGTCACAGTGTTGTCAAAGAAGGGGATAGCTATTTATGTTTCAAGGCCGGGCCCATGGGAAGTGCCCACAGTCATTCTGACCAAAACAGCTTGTGCTTTTACCACAAAGGACAACCGATAATCATCGACAGCGGTCGGTTCAGCTACCGTGAATGTGAGGAGCGCTATTTGCTTAAAAGTGCCTGGGCTCACAGCACTTGTATCCTTGACGGTTATTCTCCAGAGCAGATAAAAGGTTCTTGGGAGTATGATACCTACCCCCAGTTTATCAGCCACAGTTACAAGAGTTTTGAACACTGTCATTGGATGCAAGGCGTTTATCAGGCCAAGACCAGCCAAGGCTTGCCTTATTGGCATAAACGGCAAGTCCTCATGGTCGGGGGCGATCTATTGCTGATAGTGGACAGAATTGATTGTTCAGGCCAGCATGAGCTGACCAGTCAATTGATTTTAGACGAAAGAGTTACGCTTGGAAAAGAGCGGTTAAATGATCTTCGCTTATATAGCCCAAGGGATTTTGAGGTAGAGAAAACCATACGTTCTCACCGCTATAACCAACAAGTTGCGACCAATAAATTGGTAAAAAAAGAACTCTTTCAGGATTGCTTGCTTACGTTTACTCTATTAGCAGATCAAGTGATTCATGTCAAGCAGCTGCCCGTTTACCAGACAGACCACCGTTTGGTGGAAAAAGGCTTGGCTTTTAGCTGCGAGGGAAAGGGGGTGAATGTTCTTTTGCTGCTTTCTGATGAGGAGGTTTACAAGGGTGAGAAATTACTTCAGGTCGAAGAGTATAGGCTGAGAGGAAAGTGCTTGGTAGTGGATAGGAGTAAGCAGCAAATTATCCGACTGAAAAATTAG
- a CDS encoding GNAT family N-acetyltransferase, with translation MIHYKDNPQLDLQSVLDLYASVGWANYTSRPEMLEQAIANTLLVLAAFDGDRLVGLLRAVGDGHSIVFIQDILVLPAYQRSGIGRTLLEQALSHFPDVYQLHLLTYDDEKTRSFYEDLGFTAVGDLNCVAYTYLRKVSE, from the coding sequence ATGATTCACTACAAAGACAATCCTCAACTAGATTTGCAATCTGTCCTAGACCTCTATGCTTCCGTGGGATGGGCGAACTATACCTCTCGGCCAGAGATGTTAGAGCAGGCTATTGCCAATACCTTGTTGGTTCTTGCCGCTTTTGATGGTGACCGTTTAGTCGGCTTATTGCGTGCGGTTGGTGATGGGCATTCGATTGTATTTATTCAGGATATTTTAGTCCTACCAGCCTATCAACGCAGTGGCATTGGTCGAACTCTCCTGGAGCAAGCCCTCTCTCATTTTCCGGATGTATATCAACTTCATCTTCTAACCTACGATGATGAAAAAACGAGGTCTTTCTACGAAGACCTTGGTTTCACAGCTGTTGGTGATTTGAACTGTGTTGCCTATACTTATCTGCGAAAAGTATCCGAATGA
- a CDS encoding aminoacyl-tRNA deacylase produces the protein MSKKAKLKKTLVDQILDKANIPHDSLVLNALDGQLPDGIQPKDIYKTLALTGDKTGPLIGILPITQHLSEKKLAKVSGNKKVSMIPQKDLEKTTGYIHGANNPVGIRQKHKFPIFIDQSALEAGSMIVSAGEIGRSIRIDSQTLVDFVGANIASISEGEEKH, from the coding sequence ATGAGTAAAAAAGCCAAATTAAAGAAAACCCTAGTAGACCAAATTTTAGACAAGGCTAACATTCCCCACGATAGCCTTGTTTTAAATGCCCTGGATGGTCAGCTGCCTGACGGAATCCAACCAAAAGATATTTACAAAACCCTAGCCCTGACAGGCGACAAGACTGGGCCCTTGATTGGGATCCTGCCCATCACCCAGCATCTGTCTGAAAAGAAATTAGCCAAGGTATCTGGCAACAAAAAGGTTAGTATGATTCCCCAGAAAGACTTGGAAAAAACGACCGGATATATCCACGGGGCCAACAACCCTGTCGGCATCCGGCAGAAACATAAATTTCCTATCTTTATCGACCAGTCTGCTCTGGAGGCGGGAAGCATGATTGTTTCTGCTGGCGAAATCGGGCGCTCCATCCGGATTGATAGCCAGACCCTAGTGGACTTTGTAGGAGCAAATATTGCCAGTATTAGTGAAGGAGAAGAAAAACATTGA